The Dreissena polymorpha isolate Duluth1 chromosome 9, UMN_Dpol_1.0, whole genome shotgun sequence genome contains the following window.
TCATAATCTCCCATTGTAGCGCCCCGATTTGCAAAGCATACGgaccatatcttaattaatatttctttagtgttcctttaaatattgtatgaataaatttaagaacatattaaaattatagtatttcattttcattcaagtatattttatattatttcatcgtgTAAGGACACAACTATGGATACCCTAGTAAATTcctttattgtttgttaatataatatcGACATCCAAAATACACAACAAATACTAATATATGTACaactaataaaaaaacaatttcaggcAAATATATATAGAACACttctaaacaaatacatatatatgtacaacaaaaaaaacatttatagcaatTTTGTGAAATGTGAGCAACCGAATGTACAAAAACAAAGTTgtattacatacatacaatcaaacaaatatattttatatacaatcaaacaaacagatatatacattttcactcaATCGTTTACACTagcaaacaaaaaaacacacgtaCACATTTACACAGGTCCATACAGTCTACAGCACTCATTCAGAAGCTCACTCGTACTAATTTATTTTTTCCCGTACCGGTCCCAAGCCGCGCACAAACGCCCTTGTGTGGCACGTGTTTGCCGACTCTGATGCCGCTGCAATTTCTTTTCCTTGATGTGTTTGCACTGCATAGGTACTTCATTCGCTTCGTCAAACAGCAGGGTGATTAGCAGGCAGAACGCGAGATTTGCTTTCTTCGCCCTCCCGTTAAGGCGGTTGTGCCAGCCTTCGACATCTTTTTTCGTCCTCACGGAACTTCCGTACACCGACCAGTTTTCAACTGCCCATATGTTGTTCGTCACTCGTCAGCCACGTGTTTTCAATATAGGCGAAGAAGGGGGCTAGTTGTTCACTTTGGCCTTTCTTCTTGATTTTTACGAACGCGGGACGAATGTCGGCTGGTGGCAGAAGAGGGAGCGCGAAGCACTTCCGTAGCAACTTAAACACGCGATCTCTACTCTCGTACGCCGTACTAAGACCAATCTCCTGGCACTTCCGCCACAATGCCTGGCCGAAGTGAAAGGCACAGCCCTTGATATCGGGGTCCGTGTACACATGGCGCAGAGCCTGCCATAGACCGGCCTCAAAGTCAACAACGAACGTTGTTACTTTCCGTTCACTGAATAGAGTGTTCACTTTCTGCAACACCTGAAAGATTAATGAACAAACAATACTAACTGAAAATAAACCATACTGAAAATAGCATTAGTTATCAAATATGTGACGCCAGTTTACTTTCTTCAATAgctgaaaagataataataataataaaactatcaaTAATAACTGAAAATAGCATTAGTTATCAAATATGTGACGCGAGTTTACTTTCTGCAACAgctgaaaagataataataataaaactaccAATAATAACTGAAAATAGCATTAGTTATCAAATATGTGACGCGAtttaactttctttttttttttttttttttttttaatatatatatttattcatcaatACACAATACACGCATGgagttataacagaaaaaaaatacaaagaaaaaacaatactACAAACATCTGTCGAGAGTCTTACATGAGACTgtagcaaaaaataatttaatacagttCGACAAAATATATCGAAGCATAAAGATGCATATTCAGactacaattttaaatgaattatcttaaaaaactATTCCAAGTTGTTCTAAAAGTttctatttgatttttattgaaaGCAATTATCTCCTCAATTTTGAGTCTATTCtgaagaaatgttataaaatgattaatattgggTATATTGTTCTGGCACTTacttctaaaaatataaaattttgccaACAATGTGATAAAATTAACAATCTGTGACATGTTCGAATGACCTGTTGAAACGTTACAGAAGCTTATATGTTCAtaatcaaaatatgaaataaacggcAAGTTCGCTGTTTGTTCGATATACACTTTAACACCGTTCCAAAAATGTTGAATTACAGGACATTCCCAAAACATATGCACATTCGAATCTACTGACATACtacaaaaatcacaaatattggaTTGTGTTAAACCACATAACAATAGATAGCTATTGTTTggaataatttgcataatatatttatactggaaTGATCTTAGCTTGGTATCATGTGTCAGTCTAAATGgttgaataaacaatttattcgtttgcatttctttgttaaaatatagTTCCCATTTAGCAATTGCCTTAATTGGATTGATCTGCTTTGACAGTACGAGTTTTTGATATACTAATTTACAGATTTTAGTTGACTCTGAAATTGATGAGAGAAAATATTCTTGCGGTTCATTACTAATGTTTTCAGATTTCAGCTTTTCTTTCCATTCTAGTGGCACACTTTTTATAAGACTAAAGTATTTTAGAAAATCTCTGGTACTTAACCCGTACAAGTTTTGTAATTGCTCAAAACTATAAAATTGCCTTGTTCCATAGTCGTATATTTGTTCTATATGGTTGATTCCTTTAATATGCcattctttatagaaaaataaaccgtttgaattttttataaatgaattattccAAATAATTTCTTTTCCGATTTGTGCAATTTTATTTTGTGCGTTAACCTTATTCCAGACCTTTAATATGTCCTTAAAAAATACTTAACGAATGTTTAGTGTGTTTATATCGTCAGGTTTGATGcgattctttaaaataaagtaattacCATAATTTTCTAGAAAAATACTGTATAATTTGGTTATTTTTGATTCAGGTTGATGTATAAATCGTTTAATCCAAGTAGATTTGAGACCATCCACAAAGCTATCTAtatcaatcattttcaaaccgcCATTTTCATATTCCTGTATAATTTGATCACGTTTTATCCTGTCGGGTTTATCATTCCacaaaaatgtgaacatatttgtttttaaggttttcattttattttcgtctGGTCTTTCTAAAACTGTAAATGGATATATTAGTTTTGGTAATGCAAAAGTTTTGATTACTGTGATTTTTCCTATCAGTGAAAGATTCCACTTTCTCCATTTATGTAAACAGTTTTCAAATTCTtgaattttattacatatattgtgttcagccgttaaataagtattattgtatattgttattcCCAGTGTGGTCGCGCTTTCACAGTTCCAATCAAATTTTTTATGTGGAcaaaattttacatttttgtttataagtGCACCTAATTTCATTAcagagcatttattgttatttaattttaagccgGATATAGCGGAGAATTTGTCAAGggtaataattaaaaattcaaatgacCTTTGACTGCCATCGAGAAGAAAACAGGCATCATCTGCgaataatgtttgtttgagtTCGATGTTACCAATGTGAAttccttttatatttgtattatgtcgTATATAGTTAGCTAGTAATTCAATGCATATGATAAAAAGATAAGGTGAGAGGGGACAACCTTGCCGTACTCCCTTTTTTATGTCGAAGAATTCAGAGAAATATCCATTATTAATTACACAAGATTTTGCATTATTATAAAACAGTTTCACCCACTGTATTAAAGACTGGCTAAAGCCCATGCCATCTaaacatttgtacataaaattatGGTCTAAGCTATCAAAAGCTTTCTGAAAATCGGAGAAAAATATCAATCCTGTTTCATTTAAATCGTTCACTTTATCAATTACTTCAttcaaaattattatgttttctcCAATATATCTCCCTTTTATGAATCCTGTTTGATCTGAGTTAATAAGTGTTTGAAGAAAAGGTTTAATTCTATTAGCTATAGATTTACTTGCAATTTTATAGTCAACGTTTAACAAAGAGACTGGTCGCCAATTATTGATAGATAGAATATCTTTATCTTTTTTTGGCAAAAGTGAAATAAGCCCTTGTGTTTGTAGTTCAGTTAAATGTCCGGTATCAAAAGAATAATTTATCGAGctgattaagtatttttttatgtcaGTCCAAAAGAGTTTATAAAATTCTGTTGTTAGTCCATCTgagcctgggcttttgttatttttcatgtcttttagTGCCTGGAAGCATTCGTTT
Protein-coding sequences here:
- the LOC127845886 gene encoding uncharacterized protein LOC127845886, translating into MVTVKDRRHVILATDKQLELLAKAKTWYLDGTFKIVKAPITQLFSIHAFVKFEDVVKQLPLCIVLMSGRKRRDYVLQKVNTLFSERKVTTFVVDFEAGLWQALRHVYTDPDIKGCAFHFGQALWRKCQEIGLSTAYESRDRVFKLLRKCFALPLLPPADIRPAFVKIKKKGQSEQLAPFFAYIENTWLTSDEQHMGS